In Centroberyx gerrardi isolate f3 chromosome 20, fCenGer3.hap1.cur.20231027, whole genome shotgun sequence, a genomic segment contains:
- the pde6gb gene encoding phosphodiesterase 6G, cGMP-specific, rod, gamma, paralog b: MNLEPPKTEIKSATRVTGGPATPRKGPPKFKQRQTRQFKSKPPKKGIQGFGDDIPGMEGLGTDITVICPWEAFNHLELHELAQYGII; encoded by the exons ATGAATCTTGAGCCGCCGAAAACCGAGATCAAGTCGGCCACCCGTGTCACCGGCGGGCCCGCCACCCCGCGCAAGGGACCGCCCAAGTTCAAGCAGAGGCAGACTCGTCAGTTCAAGAGCAAGCCTCCCAAGAAGGGGATCCAGGG CTTTGGTGATGATATACCTGGCATGGAGGGCTTAGGCACAG ACATCACTGTCATTTGCCCCTGGGAGGCCTTCAATCACCTGGAGCTGCATGAGCTGGCCCAGTACGGTATCATCTGA